A section of the Malania oleifera isolate guangnan ecotype guangnan chromosome 2, ASM2987363v1, whole genome shotgun sequence genome encodes:
- the LOC131148704 gene encoding uncharacterized protein LOC131148704, which yields MEKHAENGRQWGDESLLDSDVRDAKDSSDVVASVREEVKNFEFGEAAPVLNNQQQADGQGERTIIRNNKKVPWTELFANNRSPANCGKLPAFSPNGDGARIPISEINDSVGISSKQLVGYFVGKFPRRAAFNALMKSWRVPVEINQHDKGWIIFRFQSEEDLCSAQKNGPYSIYGRTLIIKRMPKYFQYGHEHRAIFPVWIKLSDLPQELRTPIAIGRICSEIGRPLLMDKLTTNMDMISYARALVEVDVAKEIKH from the coding sequence ATGGAGAAGCATGCGGAAAATGGGAGACAGTGGGGAGATGAGTCTCTCTTGGATTCTGATGTTAGGGATGCGAAAGACTCGAGTGATGTAGTTGCTTCAGTTCGTGAGGAggttaaaaattttgaattcggAGAAGCAGCTCCTGTGCTGAACAATCAACAACAAGCTGATGGTCAGGGGGAAAGAACTATCATAAGAAACAACAAGAAAGTTCCTTGGACTGAACTGTTTGCGAACAATAGAAGTCCAGCAAACTGTGGTAAGCTTCCGGCCTTCTCCCCTAATGGTGATGGTGCTAGGATACCAATTTCTGAAATCAATGATTCGGTGGGGATTTCAAGCAAACAGCTGGTGGGTTATTTTGTTGGAAAGTTTCCTAGAAGGGCAGCCTTTAATGCTCTGATGAAATCTTGGAGAGTTCCAGTAGAAATCAATCAGCATGATAAAGGGTGGATCATTTTCAGATTTCAGAGTGAGGAAGACCTTTGCTCTGCTCAGAAGAATGGGCCTTATTCAATATATGGAAGGACCCTGATTATTAAGAGGATGCCGAAGTATTTCCAATATGGTCACGAACACAGAGCCATTTTTCCAGTTTGGATTAAGCTAAGTGATCTTCCTCAGGAGCTGCGGACACCAATAGCTATTGGGAGGATATGCTCTGAAATTGGAAGGCCATTATTAATGGACAAGCTTACGACGAATATGGACATGATCTCTTATGCCAGAGCCTTGGTGGAGGTGGATGTTGCCAAGGAAATCAAACATTAA